AGGGCTTCCAGTCCTCGTGGCCGTTGGTCAACAACCCCAATCCCGAGCTTTATCCCGGACCCAAGGAAGTTATCGGACCCTGGGGGCTGCCGCTGATCAACACCATCCTGCTGGTGACCTCGTCGTTCACCGTGACAGTCGCCCACCATGCCCTGAAGGCCGGCAACCGGGCGAAAACCAAGTTGTGGCTGACACTGACCATCGCGCTGGCTCTGGTGTTTGTCTTTGTGCAGGGCTACGAGTACATGCACGCCTATCAGGATCTCGATCTGACGCTGCAGTCCGGGATTTACGGCAGCACCTTCTTCATGCTGACCGGGTTCCACGGTGCCCACGTGATCCTGGGTTCGCTGATGCTGTTCATTATGCTGATGCGGCTGAACAAGGGTCACTTCACCGCCGATAACCACTTCGGATTCGAGGCGGCGGCCTGGTACTGGCACTTTGTGGACGTGGTCTGGCTTGGCCTGTTCGTGTTCGTCTACATTCTTTGAGCGAGGGTGATCAGGGTGTCGGATTGAGCGTCAGGGCACCCTGCCATAACGCAATCAGAATCACTGCCAGGAGAACTATGCTGAGGGTGACCCTTAACGCCAGGGAATTGAGAACCCGGTTGGTTTTACCGCCATCCCTGATCAGAAAGAACAGACCACTGAAAAGGCTCACCAGAACGGCCAGCAGCAGAATTACGATTACGGCCTTAAGCATGGGACTTCCTGTTGTTGGTTTTGCGAATGTACGATCCGGTAACGGCTGCGGACTCGCTGAGGTCACTATAGCAGAGCATGGGTGATTCGCAGCGCACTGCCCGCCGGTGGCATCTCGATTGGCGGTTGCTTGTCTTCAGCGGCGTGTTCCTGCCAGTGCTCCTGAGTCTTGGTGTTTGGCAGCTGAATCGGGCGGAAGAGAAGCAGACCCTGCTGGACCGTTGGCAGCAGGAGGCCGAAACGTTGCCCTGGCCGCAGATGGCTGAACAGGGTTTGACCCCCGGCCGCCCGGTGACACTGACGGGGCGATACGGTGACCGAACCTGGTTGCTGGATAACCGTACCCGGGATGGCGTGCCGGGCTACGAGGTACTTACCGGGTTTTATCCGCTGGAGGGCCCGCCGGTGATCGTCAACCGGGGCTGGGTCCCGGCGCCCCGTACCCGGGACCGGCTGCCAGAGGTGGACGCGCCGGACGGCGTCTACAGTTTGCAGGGGCGCGTTGGTGAGTACCCGGTGCCCCCAGTGCTGGCTGAGCCGGCCGAGCCGGTCGACCGATGGCCAAGACGAGTCCAGAGTCTCCCGGAGGCAACCGCACGAGCGGAAATTCCGGGCCTGCCGGGCGGCATTCTGCGCCTGTCAGGGCAGCGTCAGCCGGGCGCCTTCCGGGCAGACTGGGAGCCGGACATGATGGGGCCGCAAACCCATTACGGCTATGCCACCCAATGGTTTGCGCTGGCCGTGGCTCTGACTATATTG
The nucleotide sequence above comes from Marinobacter gudaonensis. Encoded proteins:
- a CDS encoding cytochrome c oxidase subunit 3, translating into MAENQTYYVPEQSKWPIIATVGLGVTLYGVAAIMVNGKQGESTTGAWIMFFIGALIMAYMLFGWFGNVIEESRKGLYSPQMDRSFRWGMSWFIFSEVMFFAAFFGALFYVRVFAVPWLGGEGDRGTSNMLWEGFQSSWPLVNNPNPELYPGPKEVIGPWGLPLINTILLVTSSFTVTVAHHALKAGNRAKTKLWLTLTIALALVFVFVQGYEYMHAYQDLDLTLQSGIYGSTFFMLTGFHGAHVILGSLMLFIMLMRLNKGHFTADNHFGFEAAAWYWHFVDVVWLGLFVFVYIL
- a CDS encoding twin transmembrane helix small protein — translated: MLKAVIVILLLAVLVSLFSGLFFLIRDGGKTNRVLNSLALRVTLSIVLLAVILIALWQGALTLNPTP
- a CDS encoding SURF1 family protein, producing the protein MGDSQRTARRWHLDWRLLVFSGVFLPVLLSLGVWQLNRAEEKQTLLDRWQQEAETLPWPQMAEQGLTPGRPVTLTGRYGDRTWLLDNRTRDGVPGYEVLTGFYPLEGPPVIVNRGWVPAPRTRDRLPEVDAPDGVYSLQGRVGEYPVPPVLAEPAEPVDRWPRRVQSLPEATARAEIPGLPGGILRLSGQRQPGAFRADWEPDMMGPQTHYGYATQWFALAVALTILTVVASYRRSELPKDRSQ